A stretch of Pseudomonas sp. CCC3.1 DNA encodes these proteins:
- a CDS encoding RNA polymerase sigma factor, with protein sequence MKETGHSTMVSLFLASYEDFKVRLRKRLGSEDLACDVLHETYLRVDRMEVPPNLLQPNAYLYRMALNIAADRRQADARLLTGSEISDLLQPSDEALDPSRVVGGQKEIQSLIKALYALPPRQRKILLAARLEEAPHLEISRRFGISTRMVEKEIKAALGFCAKRLERKVIQRFGPGAGKPS encoded by the coding sequence ATGAAAGAGACCGGGCACAGCACAATGGTCAGTTTGTTTCTGGCGTCTTACGAAGACTTCAAGGTGCGTTTGCGCAAGCGCCTGGGTTCCGAAGACCTGGCCTGCGATGTGCTGCACGAAACCTATTTGCGGGTAGACCGCATGGAGGTGCCGCCCAACCTCCTGCAACCCAACGCCTACCTTTACCGTATGGCCTTGAACATCGCCGCCGACCGTCGCCAGGCCGATGCGCGACTGCTGACCGGCAGCGAGATTTCAGACTTGTTACAACCCAGCGATGAAGCCCTTGACCCGTCTCGGGTGGTCGGCGGGCAGAAAGAAATCCAGTCGTTGATCAAGGCCCTCTATGCGCTGCCGCCGCGCCAGCGCAAAATCTTGCTGGCGGCGCGTCTTGAAGAGGCGCCGCACCTGGAAATCTCCCGACGCTTTGGCATTTCTACGCGCATGGTCGAGAAGGAAATCAAGGCCGCTTTGGGCTTCTGCGCAAAGCGTTTGGAAAGAAAAGTCATTCAGCGGTTCGGTCCCGGGGCCGGAAAACCGTCTTAA
- a CDS encoding STN domain-containing protein, which translates to MLFALLWAPSLLADTDESPLLVLDLPAQNLEHALQAFSRATGMAILVDRELTQSRRSIGVHGRYTAQQALGVLLTGSGLMARYASSDAFTLQVPEVSRPVEGRGAKARAAAARINNSYAAALQQAIEYSLCRSPLTRPGSFRALIQVWVNREGLIEHSRLVSSTGDTQRDELLVRNLSTTRVERPAPSSLRLPVTLLLMPDTTGTRMECTAGTGAPGS; encoded by the coding sequence TTGCTGTTCGCTCTGCTGTGGGCGCCCTCCTTGCTGGCAGACACTGATGAGTCACCTTTGCTGGTGCTGGACCTGCCAGCGCAAAATCTGGAACACGCGCTGCAAGCCTTTAGTCGGGCCACTGGCATGGCGATTCTGGTGGATCGTGAGTTAACCCAAAGCAGGCGTTCAATCGGTGTGCATGGCCGCTATACCGCCCAGCAAGCCTTGGGCGTGTTACTGACAGGGAGTGGCTTGATGGCTCGATATGCCAGCAGTGATGCCTTCACGTTGCAAGTGCCTGAGGTCAGCCGCCCGGTAGAGGGGCGGGGAGCCAAGGCACGGGCGGCTGCTGCGCGCATCAACAACAGCTACGCCGCGGCCTTGCAGCAAGCCATCGAGTACAGCTTGTGCCGTTCGCCGCTGACCCGCCCAGGCAGTTTTCGCGCCCTGATTCAGGTATGGGTCAACCGTGAGGGGTTGATCGAACACAGTCGGCTGGTCAGTTCCACGGGTGATACGCAACGCGACGAGCTGTTGGTGCGCAACCTGAGCACCACCCGCGTCGAGCGTCCGGCACCCAGCTCACTGCGATTGCCGGTGACTTTACTATTGATGCCCGACACAACAGGAACACGCATGGAATGTACAGCAGGGACAGGAGCGCCGGGATCATGA
- a CDS encoding alpha/beta hydrolase: protein MPFTHSQLPLTVEGVSLNIAAIHQEGELAPIVFLHGFGSTKEDYADIVLQAQLAGRSFLAYDAPGCGESECDDLSSISIDFLLQTALQVLAHFGIERFHLVGHSMGGLTALLLAHNFPERVLSFVDIEGNIAPEDCFLSRQIVDYPSADPQAFFAAFIERVRHAPAYASALYSASLRHKVRAGAVRAIFESIVDLSDNADLMGKFLGLKCPRMFMYGEQNASLSYLSSIEAAGVQLAQIPACGHFPMYSNPLEMWRHIGEICVD, encoded by the coding sequence GTGCCCTTTACCCACTCCCAACTGCCTCTCACTGTAGAGGGTGTTTCACTGAACATCGCGGCCATCCACCAAGAGGGCGAACTGGCGCCGATTGTCTTTCTGCATGGATTTGGTTCCACCAAAGAAGACTACGCCGACATCGTGTTGCAAGCGCAGCTCGCTGGTCGTTCGTTCCTTGCTTACGACGCGCCGGGTTGTGGTGAGAGCGAATGTGATGATTTGTCGAGCATATCCATCGATTTCTTGCTGCAAACCGCGCTTCAGGTGCTGGCGCATTTCGGCATCGAACGCTTCCATCTGGTGGGCCATTCCATGGGCGGACTCACTGCGCTGCTGCTGGCCCATAACTTCCCGGAACGGGTGCTTAGTTTCGTCGATATAGAAGGCAACATCGCCCCGGAAGACTGCTTCCTCAGCCGTCAGATCGTCGATTATCCGAGTGCTGACCCGCAGGCATTTTTCGCGGCTTTTATCGAACGTGTGCGGCATGCACCGGCTTACGCCAGCGCCCTGTATTCAGCGAGTTTGCGACACAAGGTACGGGCGGGTGCGGTGCGCGCCATTTTTGAGTCGATAGTTGATTTGTCCGATAACGCTGACTTGATGGGCAAATTCCTCGGCCTGAAATGCCCGCGCATGTTCATGTACGGCGAGCAGAACGCCTCGCTGTCCTACCTGTCATCCATTGAGGCCGCGGGTGTGCAGCTGGCGCAAATTCCGGCCTGCGGGCACTTTCCGATGTATTCGAACCCGCTCGAAATGTGGCGGCATATCGGCGAAATCTGCGTCGATTGA
- a CDS encoding LysR family transcriptional regulator: MINFRLIRHLWLFLAVAEEQNFGRAAKRLGMSQPPLSEQIQVLEQALKVTLFDRSRRGAKLTPVGAAILPAVRKFADQLERLELAVEEAVAGQSGVLTIGAISTAMFDVLPRLIEQLKIDYPHLTVSVREIDSVEAIPALESADIDLAFARLDGDLGTSIQSLPLLEDRLVVALAVDHPLASRTRISLSSLANEPLVMFARKVSPVYFDNLIATCRASGFSPRVLHEVRSVASQIAFVSYRQGIALVPASLKKLAPANVVFRPLSQKLNVVTTAVAWNADRPNPLIDDIIARLRDKA; the protein is encoded by the coding sequence ATGATCAATTTTCGTCTGATCCGTCACCTCTGGCTGTTCCTGGCAGTTGCCGAAGAACAGAATTTTGGCCGTGCTGCCAAGCGTCTGGGCATGTCGCAACCGCCGCTCAGTGAGCAAATTCAGGTGCTTGAGCAGGCGCTCAAGGTCACACTCTTCGACCGCTCGCGACGCGGCGCCAAATTGACCCCGGTGGGCGCGGCGATTTTGCCGGCAGTGCGTAAATTTGCAGATCAGCTCGAGCGTCTGGAGTTGGCCGTGGAGGAAGCGGTGGCGGGGCAGTCTGGGGTACTGACCATCGGCGCCATTTCCACCGCGATGTTCGATGTGCTGCCACGTTTGATCGAACAGCTGAAAATCGACTATCCGCACCTGACCGTCTCGGTACGGGAAATCGATAGCGTTGAGGCGATTCCGGCACTTGAGTCAGCCGACATTGACCTGGCGTTCGCCCGACTGGATGGCGACCTGGGCACCTCCATTCAATCATTGCCGCTGTTGGAGGATCGCTTGGTAGTGGCCCTGGCAGTCGATCACCCATTGGCGTCGCGCACGCGGATCAGCCTGTCCAGCCTGGCCAATGAGCCTTTGGTGATGTTTGCCCGCAAGGTCAGCCCGGTGTATTTCGACAACCTGATCGCGACCTGTCGGGCCAGCGGCTTCTCCCCGCGCGTGCTGCACGAAGTGCGTTCGGTGGCCTCGCAAATTGCCTTTGTCAGCTATCGGCAAGGCATTGCACTGGTACCGGCGTCCTTGAAAAAACTGGCACCTGCCAATGTGGTGTTTCGTCCGCTGAGCCAAAAACTGAATGTGGTGACGACAGCCGTGGCCTGGAATGCGGATCGGCCGAACCCGCTGATCGATGACATCATTGCTCGGCTGCGCGATAAGGCCTGA
- a CDS encoding RraA family protein, which translates to MKHTPLLDRLAALDTNTVSDALDFLGLAGATVGLRPLWNCPKIVGRASTVLLAPKLDTAPSVHLITPVIEQIDSDDRVLVIAGGLEGISCWGDILANAAVRKQVRGTVIDGFSRDIDGSAAMGYPVYGRDVTMISARNRVMQIDAAVTINVAGVDVSENDYVIADNCGTVFVPQPHIEQVLDLAERINRRQEAMVEAIRAGRSVAEVMHDSHFDAIQTEHA; encoded by the coding sequence ATGAAGCACACCCCTTTGCTGGACCGACTGGCCGCGCTGGACACCAATACCGTGTCCGACGCCCTCGATTTTCTTGGCTTGGCGGGCGCCACTGTAGGCTTACGACCTTTGTGGAATTGCCCGAAAATCGTCGGTCGCGCCAGCACCGTATTGCTGGCCCCCAAGCTCGATACCGCGCCCTCGGTACACCTGATTACCCCGGTGATTGAACAGATCGACAGCGACGACCGGGTGCTGGTCATCGCCGGTGGGCTCGAAGGCATCTCGTGCTGGGGCGATATTCTGGCCAACGCAGCTGTACGCAAACAGGTGCGCGGCACCGTTATCGATGGTTTCAGCCGCGACATCGACGGCAGCGCAGCGATGGGTTATCCGGTGTATGGGCGCGATGTCACCATGATCAGCGCGCGCAACCGGGTGATGCAGATCGATGCCGCTGTCACCATCAACGTGGCAGGCGTCGACGTCAGCGAGAATGACTATGTGATTGCCGATAACTGCGGCACGGTGTTCGTCCCCCAACCCCATATCGAGCAGGTGCTCGACCTCGCAGAGCGCATCAACCGCCGACAAGAAGCCATGGTTGAGGCGATACGCGCTGGCCGCTCGGTCGCTGAAGTGATGCACGACAGCCATTTCGATGCAATCCAGACGGAGCACGCCTGA
- a CDS encoding RraA family protein → MNTEDQALVALFAGLDTPGVSDALDKLGLPGQCLGIAPLDNYSAVVVGPAFTVQYVSASVPPGTVGDFIDDVAPGDVVVIDNGGRTDCTVWGDIMTQYAGSRAIAATVIDGVCRDVSKALSDGYPVFSKGRFMRTGKDRVQVQSVNQPVSIGSARVCARDIVVADANGVVIVPRARAAEVAACARQIESVEAQIRTLITQGKTLEQARTALGYHSLQRKV, encoded by the coding sequence ATGAATACTGAAGATCAAGCACTGGTCGCCCTGTTTGCAGGGCTGGACACACCGGGCGTCTCTGATGCGCTGGACAAACTCGGGCTGCCCGGCCAATGCCTTGGCATCGCGCCGCTGGACAACTACAGCGCTGTCGTAGTGGGCCCCGCCTTCACCGTGCAATACGTCTCAGCCAGCGTGCCGCCTGGCACTGTGGGCGATTTTATCGACGACGTTGCGCCCGGCGACGTGGTGGTTATCGACAACGGAGGCCGCACCGACTGCACGGTCTGGGGCGACATCATGACCCAGTACGCGGGCAGCCGGGCTATCGCCGCAACCGTGATCGACGGTGTTTGCCGAGACGTGAGCAAGGCCCTGAGTGACGGCTACCCGGTGTTCAGCAAAGGCCGCTTCATGCGCACCGGCAAAGACCGCGTGCAGGTGCAATCAGTCAACCAGCCCGTATCGATTGGCAGCGCCCGTGTCTGTGCGCGTGACATCGTGGTCGCTGACGCCAATGGCGTGGTGATTGTGCCGCGAGCACGGGCCGCAGAAGTCGCGGCCTGTGCCCGCCAGATCGAATCGGTCGAAGCGCAGATTCGCACCCTGATCACACAAGGCAAAACCCTTGAGCAAGCCCGAACAGCCTTGGGTTATCACAGTTTGCAAAGGAAAGTCTGA
- a CDS encoding pyridoxal phosphate-dependent aminotransferase, translating into MSADIQRLNQRLAIAQPSATYRIIDSVAERRAKGAKIISLCAGEPDFDTPAHVRKAAIQAIEHGHTRYTQVAGVRSLREAVAAKFQRENALDVSWQDTLVCSGGKQVIYNALAATLNEGDQVIVPAPYWVSYPEMVQLCGGESRIVTCDADTGFKLTPAALAAAITPRTRWLILNSPSNPTGAVYSRDELHALAEVLLANPHVLILADDIYEHLIFDDQTFFTLAQVEPRLAARTLTMNGVSKAYAMTGWRIGFATGPRWLLDAMEKLQGQQTSGASSVSQQAALAALEGPKDFIQHSRAVFQKRRDRLVEQLNAIDGLECASPAGAFYVFAKCAGLIGRTSAAGRVLHTDEDVAHALLDEANVAVVPGSAFGLAPYLRIAYALDDASLMGACEAIRGFCNALE; encoded by the coding sequence ATGAGTGCCGATATTCAGCGTCTGAACCAGCGTTTGGCCATCGCGCAACCTTCGGCTACGTATCGCATCATCGACAGCGTGGCAGAGCGTCGGGCGAAAGGCGCGAAGATCATTTCGCTCTGCGCAGGCGAGCCGGACTTCGATACCCCGGCACATGTGCGCAAGGCGGCGATTCAAGCCATTGAACACGGCCATACCCGTTACACCCAAGTCGCTGGCGTACGTTCATTGCGCGAAGCCGTTGCCGCCAAATTCCAGCGTGAAAACGCTCTGGACGTCAGTTGGCAAGACACGCTCGTGTGCAGCGGCGGCAAGCAGGTGATCTACAACGCCCTGGCTGCGACGCTCAATGAGGGTGATCAAGTCATCGTTCCCGCGCCCTATTGGGTCAGTTACCCCGAGATGGTTCAGTTGTGTGGCGGTGAGTCCCGGATCGTAACGTGCGATGCCGACACGGGATTCAAACTGACCCCCGCCGCGCTGGCCGCAGCGATTACACCCCGCACGCGCTGGTTGATCCTGAACTCGCCGTCCAATCCAACCGGCGCGGTGTACAGCCGCGATGAACTGCACGCGCTGGCCGAGGTGCTATTGGCCAACCCGCATGTGCTGATCCTGGCCGATGACATCTACGAGCACCTGATTTTCGACGATCAGACGTTCTTCACCCTGGCCCAGGTTGAGCCGCGACTGGCTGCCAGAACCCTGACCATGAATGGCGTTTCCAAGGCGTACGCCATGACAGGTTGGCGCATCGGTTTTGCCACAGGGCCGCGCTGGTTGCTGGATGCCATGGAGAAACTGCAAGGCCAGCAAACCTCGGGGGCCAGTTCTGTTTCGCAGCAGGCAGCGTTGGCGGCATTGGAGGGACCGAAAGACTTTATTCAGCACAGTCGGGCGGTGTTTCAGAAGCGTCGAGACAGGCTGGTTGAGCAGTTGAATGCCATTGACGGGCTTGAGTGCGCGAGCCCGGCCGGTGCGTTTTATGTCTTTGCCAAGTGTGCCGGGTTGATTGGCCGTACCTCGGCCGCAGGACGCGTGCTGCACACCGATGAAGACGTCGCCCATGCATTGCTCGACGAAGCTAATGTGGCCGTGGTGCCGGGTAGCGCTTTTGGTCTGGCGCCGTACCTGCGGATTGCTTATGCCCTGGATGATGCGTCACTGATGGGTGCCTGCGAAGCGATTCGCGGGTTTTGCAACGCCCTGGAGTGA